One Polynucleobacter sp. MWH-Spelu-300-X4 genomic window carries:
- the gmhB gene encoding D-glycero-beta-D-manno-heptose 1,7-bisphosphate 7-phosphatase, translated as MVAKLHPSKLIILDRDGVINEDSDHYIKSPDEWIPIPRSLEAIAKLNQAGYHIVVATNQSGVGRGLYDMDTLNAIHEKLHRLLGKCGGHIDAIFFCPHTDVDNCSCRKPQPGLMQQISERYGIPITGVPIVGDSVRDLTAGVALGAEPHLVLTGKGEKARASGALPPYTAIHKDLMAFANHFIQRT; from the coding sequence ATGGTTGCAAAATTACATCCTTCAAAACTCATCATTCTTGATAGGGATGGTGTTATTAATGAAGATAGCGACCACTACATCAAGTCTCCCGACGAATGGATTCCCATTCCTAGGAGTTTGGAAGCAATTGCCAAGCTTAACCAGGCTGGATATCACATCGTTGTCGCCACCAATCAATCAGGTGTTGGTCGTGGCTTATATGACATGGATACATTAAATGCCATTCATGAGAAATTACATCGTCTACTGGGCAAATGCGGCGGTCACATTGATGCGATTTTCTTCTGCCCACACACAGATGTTGATAATTGCAGCTGCAGAAAACCCCAGCCAGGTCTCATGCAACAAATTTCTGAACGTTATGGCATTCCCATTACTGGAGTTCCAATTGTAGGAGATAGCGTTAGAGATTTAACTGCTGGAGTCGCGTTAGGGGCGGAGCCTCATCTGGTATTAACTGGAAAAGGCGAGAAAGCCAGAGCATCTGGCGCCCTACCTCCTTACACAGCTATTCATAAAGATTTAATGGCTTTTGCTAACCACTTCATTCAGCGCACATGA
- the glyS gene encoding glycine--tRNA ligase subunit beta translates to MSQASLLLELFTEELPPKALKRLGQSFSEGITQYLKSAGLLADASISTSYATPRRLAVHITNVLAKAPNRSVQEKLLPVSIALDANGQATAPLLKKLASLGFPDTRIEDLERQGKDKAEAFYLTVEVTGVDLANGLQQAIDQTLTKLPIPKVMRYQVAPGTPAAQDVEFVRPAHGLVALHGDKAISIKTLGLSSQDTTLGHRFLSHGAIKITHADNYAAQLESSGKVIASFDVRLEKIRQSLQNAAKGKTVLMPEALLEEVCALVEWPVVYTCEFEKEFLGVPQECLILTMQTNQKYFALTDADGKLINQFLIVSNLETSTPEAIISGNERVVRPRLADAKFFYEQDKKKSLADRTNLLSKVVYHNKLGSQLERTTRVQKIGALISQSLQANGSKIDTSLVEQAAKIAKADLLTDMVGEFPELQGIMGRYYALNDGEHPDVAAACMEHYAPRFSGDALPKTEIGTVLALADKLETLIGIWGIGLAPTGEKDPFALRRHALGICRILVEKKIKLSVVDLINQTLKQFPQAEVAENAKVDVIHNFILDRLRAYLKDQMMDGKNFSTNEVESVVSQAPVLFDDILERLAAVRQFSQLEEATALAAANKRIGNILKKVDFAIPKKVNPSLFKLDAEKALAQALDEVMPKVQSAFKAGNFTLALQSFASLRHQVDGFFNDVMVMDPDTALRDNRLALLSEMHQAMNRVADIGKLAA, encoded by the coding sequence ATGAGTCAGGCATCCCTACTACTAGAACTTTTCACAGAAGAACTACCTCCTAAAGCCTTAAAACGTTTAGGCCAAAGTTTTTCTGAGGGTATTACGCAATATTTAAAATCAGCGGGTCTTTTGGCGGATGCTAGCATTAGCACAAGCTATGCAACCCCACGTAGGCTAGCGGTTCACATCACCAACGTATTAGCTAAAGCACCGAACCGCTCTGTTCAAGAAAAATTATTACCTGTATCTATTGCATTAGATGCCAATGGTCAGGCTACCGCCCCTTTATTAAAAAAATTAGCTAGCTTAGGGTTTCCTGATACTCGTATTGAAGATCTTGAGCGCCAAGGAAAAGACAAGGCTGAAGCTTTTTACTTAACCGTTGAAGTCACTGGTGTTGATTTGGCGAATGGTCTGCAACAAGCCATAGATCAAACATTAACTAAATTACCGATACCTAAAGTGATGCGCTATCAAGTAGCGCCTGGCACTCCTGCAGCACAAGATGTTGAATTTGTCAGACCGGCCCATGGCTTGGTTGCCTTACATGGTGACAAAGCTATTTCAATTAAAACTCTTGGGTTAAGCTCTCAAGACACAACCCTAGGGCACCGCTTCTTATCTCATGGCGCCATCAAAATAACTCATGCTGATAACTATGCAGCCCAATTAGAAAGCTCGGGGAAAGTTATTGCCAGCTTTGATGTTCGCCTAGAAAAAATTCGCCAATCATTACAAAATGCAGCAAAAGGTAAAACAGTCTTAATGCCGGAGGCATTACTAGAAGAGGTTTGCGCACTCGTTGAATGGCCCGTTGTTTATACCTGTGAATTTGAAAAAGAATTCTTAGGCGTCCCCCAAGAATGTCTCATCCTAACGATGCAAACAAATCAAAAATACTTTGCATTAACAGATGCTGATGGAAAGCTAATCAATCAATTTTTAATTGTTTCCAATCTTGAAACATCAACACCAGAAGCAATCATCTCAGGCAATGAACGCGTTGTAAGACCTCGACTTGCTGACGCTAAATTTTTCTATGAGCAAGACAAGAAAAAATCTTTAGCGGATAGAACCAACTTATTATCCAAAGTGGTTTATCACAATAAATTAGGCTCTCAATTAGAAAGAACTACTCGCGTTCAAAAAATTGGCGCCCTCATTAGTCAATCACTTCAGGCTAATGGTTCAAAAATTGATACCTCACTAGTAGAGCAAGCTGCAAAAATTGCTAAAGCTGACTTATTAACCGATATGGTTGGCGAGTTCCCTGAACTACAAGGCATCATGGGGCGTTACTATGCACTCAACGATGGTGAACATCCTGATGTTGCCGCAGCCTGCATGGAACACTATGCGCCACGCTTCTCAGGCGATGCCCTGCCAAAGACAGAGATTGGCACCGTGCTCGCTCTAGCGGATAAATTAGAAACGCTGATTGGTATTTGGGGTATTGGTCTTGCGCCAACAGGTGAAAAAGATCCATTTGCCTTACGACGCCATGCATTAGGTATCTGTCGAATTTTGGTTGAAAAGAAAATTAAACTAAGCGTGGTTGATTTAATCAACCAAACACTTAAGCAATTCCCTCAAGCAGAAGTTGCCGAAAACGCAAAAGTTGATGTTATTCACAACTTCATCCTAGATCGTTTAAGAGCTTATCTAAAAGATCAAATGATGGATGGTAAAAATTTCTCAACGAATGAAGTTGAATCCGTTGTCAGCCAAGCCCCAGTTCTTTTTGATGACATCTTGGAGCGTTTAGCGGCTGTTAGACAGTTTAGCCAACTTGAAGAGGCTACCGCCTTAGCGGCAGCCAATAAACGTATTGGCAACATCTTGAAAAAAGTAGATTTTGCGATCCCGAAGAAAGTGAACCCATCATTATTCAAACTTGATGCGGAAAAAGCTTTAGCCCAAGCGCTTGATGAAGTGATGCCTAAAGTGCAGTCGGCTTTCAAAGCAGGCAATTTCACATTAGCACTTCAATCTTTTGCGTCATTACGCCACCAAGTTGACGGCTTCTTTAATGACGTCATGGTCATGGATCCAGATACGGCACTCAGAGATAACCGTCTAGCATTACTTTCTGAAATGCATCAAGCCATGAATCGCGTGGCAGACATTGGTAAATTAGCTGCTTAA
- the glyQ gene encoding glycine--tRNA ligase subunit alpha — MLTFQQVILTLQNYWDQQGCALLQPVDLEVGAGTSHTATFLRSLGPEPWKAAYVQPSRRPKDGRYGENPNRLQHYYQYQVVLKPAPENILDLYLGSLEALGLDLKQNDIRFVEDDWENPTLGAWGLGWEVWLNGMEVTQFTYFQQVGGIDCKPILGEITYGLERLAMYLQKVENVYDLVWTDGVSYGDVYHQNEVEQSTYNFEYSNADLLFQQFGNYENEAKRLMEIPLALPAYEMVLKAAHTFNLLDARGAISVTERAAYIARIRNLSRSVAQAYYDSREKLGFPMCNKQGGVK; from the coding sequence GAGCTGGGACATCCCACACCGCTACTTTTTTGAGATCGCTAGGGCCAGAGCCTTGGAAGGCCGCATATGTACAGCCATCCCGTAGGCCTAAAGATGGTCGCTATGGCGAGAATCCAAATAGACTTCAACATTACTACCAATACCAGGTAGTACTAAAGCCGGCCCCGGAAAATATCTTAGATCTCTACCTCGGCAGCTTAGAGGCGCTTGGTCTAGATTTAAAACAAAACGATATTCGTTTTGTTGAAGATGACTGGGAAAATCCAACTCTAGGCGCATGGGGTCTTGGTTGGGAAGTTTGGTTAAACGGCATGGAAGTAACTCAATTCACTTACTTTCAACAAGTAGGCGGCATTGATTGCAAACCAATCTTAGGTGAAATCACTTATGGCTTAGAACGTTTAGCGATGTATCTGCAAAAAGTAGAGAATGTTTACGACTTAGTTTGGACAGATGGCGTTAGTTACGGCGACGTCTATCACCAAAATGAAGTTGAGCAATCAACTTATAACTTTGAATACTCCAATGCGGATTTGCTATTCCAACAATTTGGCAACTATGAAAATGAAGCCAAACGTTTGATGGAGATTCCTCTAGCCCTACCTGCTTATGAAATGGTTTTAAAAGCTGCGCATACGTTTAATTTACTAGATGCTAGAGGTGCCATCTCTGTTACTGAAAGAGCGGCTTATATCGCACGCATTCGCAACCTATCTAGAAGTGTTGCGCAGGCTTATTACGATTCAAGAGAAAAATTAGGCTTTCCTATGTGTAACAAACAAGGAGGTGTCAAATGA
- a CDS encoding 1-acyl-sn-glycerol-3-phosphate acyltransferase produces the protein MIFIKSFLFFVFLLAFTPVYAIICFIAFPFMSAGKRYELVRGWNMTVTGLAKYLCGIHYEIIGMENVVAMMDKPVILMSKHQSAWETIAFLAIMPKQLCFVFKRELLWIPFFGWALGMLRMIHINRSKTAAASQSIASQGKKYLSKGLWIIIFPEGTRTPVGANTTYLKGGARLANATNAWVIPIAHNAGHCWPKNGFLKYPGKITVSIGPAIDSSDKSAGELHTAMENWIEKEMRVIDAPAYKPN, from the coding sequence ATGATCTTTATTAAATCATTCTTATTTTTTGTTTTTTTATTAGCTTTCACACCGGTTTACGCCATTATTTGCTTTATTGCATTCCCATTTATGAGCGCAGGCAAGCGTTATGAATTGGTGCGTGGCTGGAACATGACGGTCACAGGATTGGCAAAGTATCTATGTGGCATTCATTATGAAATTATTGGCATGGAAAATGTGGTTGCCATGATGGATAAGCCTGTCATCCTCATGTCTAAGCATCAATCTGCATGGGAAACAATTGCATTTCTTGCCATCATGCCTAAACAATTGTGCTTCGTATTTAAACGCGAATTGCTATGGATACCGTTCTTTGGCTGGGCACTTGGCATGCTTAGAATGATTCATATCAACCGCTCTAAAACTGCCGCCGCCTCTCAATCAATTGCTTCACAAGGCAAGAAGTATCTGTCCAAAGGACTTTGGATCATTATTTTTCCAGAGGGGACTAGAACTCCAGTGGGCGCAAATACAACTTACCTAAAAGGCGGTGCGCGCTTAGCTAATGCAACAAATGCTTGGGTGATCCCTATTGCTCATAATGCTGGCCACTGCTGGCCGAAAAACGGCTTTTTAAAGTACCCAGGGAAAATTACCGTTTCTATTGGCCCAGCAATTGACTCCAGCGATAAATCAGCTGGAGAACTACATACAGCCATGGAAAATTGGATTGAAAAAGAAATGCGCGTTATTGATGCGCCAGCTTACAAGCCCAACTAA